The following are encoded together in the Serratia odorifera genome:
- the mglC gene encoding galactose/methyl galactoside ABC transporter permease MglC: protein MSALNKKTLFTYFKEGGIYMVLLVLLAIIIIQDPTFLSLMNLSNILTQSSVRIIIALGVAGLIVTQGTDLSAGRQVGLAAVVAATLLQSMDNVNKVFPQMETWSIPLVILLVCAIGALIGLVNGLIIAYLNVTPFITTLGTMIIVYGINSLYYDSVGASPVAGFDPGFSSFAQGFLKFGDFKLSYITFYALIAIVFVWILWNKTRFGKNIFAIGGNPEAAKVSGVNVPLNLILIYALSGVFYAFGGMLEAGRIGSATNNLGFMYELDAIAACVVGGVSFAGGVGTVLGVVTGVIIFTVINYGLTYIGVNPYWQYIIKGGIIIFAVALDSLKYAKKK, encoded by the coding sequence ATGAGCGCGCTAAACAAAAAAACGTTATTCACCTATTTTAAAGAGGGTGGCATCTATATGGTGTTGCTGGTTTTACTGGCAATCATCATTATTCAGGATCCGACCTTTCTCAGCTTGATGAACCTGAGCAATATCCTGACCCAATCTTCGGTACGTATTATCATCGCCCTGGGCGTGGCGGGGCTGATTGTTACCCAGGGTACCGATCTGTCGGCCGGTCGCCAGGTGGGATTGGCGGCGGTGGTGGCAGCAACGCTGCTGCAATCGATGGATAACGTCAACAAGGTGTTCCCGCAGATGGAGACCTGGTCGATTCCATTGGTGATTTTGCTGGTCTGCGCCATCGGTGCGCTGATCGGTCTGGTTAACGGCCTGATTATTGCCTACCTGAACGTGACGCCGTTCATTACTACCCTGGGCACCATGATCATCGTCTACGGCATCAACTCGCTGTATTACGATTCGGTCGGTGCGTCGCCGGTGGCGGGCTTTGATCCCGGTTTTTCCAGCTTTGCGCAGGGCTTCTTGAAGTTCGGCGATTTCAAACTGTCGTACATCACCTTTTATGCGTTGATCGCCATCGTTTTTGTCTGGATCCTGTGGAACAAGACCCGCTTTGGCAAAAACATCTTCGCCATCGGCGGTAACCCCGAGGCGGCGAAAGTCTCCGGCGTTAACGTTCCGCTTAACCTGATCCTGATTTATGCCTTGTCCGGGGTGTTCTATGCCTTCGGCGGCATGTTGGAGGCCGGGCGTATCGGCAGCGCTACCAATAATCTGGGCTTTATGTATGAGCTGGATGCCATTGCTGCCTGCGTGGTCGGCGGGGTGTCATTTGCCGGCGGCGTCGGCACGGTATTGGGGGTTGTGACCGGGGTTATTATTTTCACCGTTATCAACTACGGTTTGACCTATATCGGCGTCAATCCGTATTGGCAATACATTATCAAGGGCGGCATCATTATTTTCGCCGTGGCGCTGGATTCGCTCAAGTACGCCAAGAAAAAGTAA
- a CDS encoding NAD-dependent malic enzyme: MELEYESKRPLYIPYAGPILLEFPLLNKGSAFTEDERSHFNLHGLLPEAVETIEEQVERAYRQYQDFKNDNDKHIYLRNIQDTNETLFYRLLDAHLSEMMPIIYTPTVGEACEHFSDIYRRARGLFISYPNRDRIDDMLQNATKQNVKVIVVTDGERILGLGDQGIGGMGIPIGKLSLYTACGGISPAYTLPVVLDVGTNNPQRLNDPLYMGWRHPRISGDEYHAFVEEFIQAVKRRWPNVLLQFEDFAQNNATPLLNRYRDEICCFNDDIQGTAAVTLGSLIAASRAAGSQLRDQTVTFLGAGSAGCGIAEQIIAQMKSEGLSEDEARARVFMVDRFGLLTDKLPNLLDFQSKLVQKSENLTAWDVSNDAISLLDVVRNAKPSILIGVSGQPGLFTEELIREMHRHCPRPIVMPLSNPTSRVEARPEDIIHWTDGAALVATGSPFAPVNYKERQFPIAQCNNSYIFPGIGLGVLASGAARVTDAMLMAASRALADCSPLATDGHGALLPDIDDIQGVSKCIAMEVGKAAQLQGVAVVTSEEALSKAIEHNFWRPQYRSYKRTSF; this comes from the coding sequence ATGGAACTTGAATACGAAAGCAAACGCCCGCTGTATATCCCCTATGCCGGTCCAATTCTGTTGGAATTCCCGCTGCTCAACAAAGGCAGTGCATTTACAGAAGACGAGCGTAGCCATTTCAATCTGCACGGCCTGCTGCCGGAGGCGGTAGAAACCATTGAAGAACAGGTTGAACGTGCCTATCGTCAATACCAGGACTTCAAAAACGACAACGACAAGCATATTTATCTGCGCAACATTCAGGACACCAACGAAACGCTGTTCTACCGCCTGCTCGATGCCCACCTGAGCGAAATGATGCCGATCATCTACACGCCGACGGTCGGTGAAGCCTGCGAGCACTTCTCGGACATTTATCGCCGGGCACGCGGTCTGTTCATTTCCTATCCGAATCGCGACCGCATCGACGATATGCTGCAAAACGCCACCAAGCAGAACGTTAAGGTGATTGTGGTTACCGACGGCGAGCGCATTCTCGGCCTGGGCGATCAGGGCATTGGCGGCATGGGGATCCCTATCGGCAAGCTGTCGCTGTACACCGCCTGCGGCGGTATCAGCCCGGCCTATACGCTGCCGGTAGTGCTGGACGTCGGCACCAACAACCCGCAACGCCTGAACGATCCGCTGTACATGGGCTGGCGTCATCCGCGTATCTCCGGTGACGAATATCACGCGTTTGTCGAAGAATTCATTCAGGCGGTCAAGCGTCGCTGGCCAAACGTACTGTTGCAGTTCGAAGACTTTGCGCAAAACAACGCTACGCCGCTGTTAAACCGCTACCGTGACGAAATCTGCTGCTTTAACGACGACATCCAGGGCACCGCTGCAGTCACGCTCGGCAGCCTGATCGCCGCCAGCCGCGCCGCCGGTAGTCAATTGCGCGACCAGACCGTCACCTTCCTCGGCGCCGGCTCCGCCGGTTGCGGTATCGCAGAGCAGATCATCGCGCAAATGAAGTCGGAAGGCCTGAGCGAAGACGAAGCCCGCGCCCGCGTCTTTATGGTTGACCGTTTCGGTCTGCTGACCGACAAGCTGCCGAACCTGCTCGATTTCCAGAGCAAGCTGGTGCAAAAAAGCGAAAACCTGACCGCGTGGGACGTCTCCAACGATGCGATTTCGCTGCTGGACGTGGTACGCAACGCCAAGCCAAGCATTCTGATCGGCGTTTCCGGCCAGCCAGGCCTGTTCACCGAAGAGTTGATCCGCGAAATGCATCGGCATTGCCCACGGCCGATAGTGATGCCGCTGTCCAACCCGACGTCGCGCGTGGAAGCTCGTCCGGAAGACATTATCCACTGGACCGACGGCGCCGCACTGGTGGCTACCGGCAGCCCGTTCGCCCCGGTGAATTACAAGGAACGGCAGTTCCCGATTGCCCAGTGCAACAACTCCTATATCTTCCCTGGCATTGGCCTGGGCGTGCTGGCATCCGGCGCGGCGCGCGTCACCGACGCCATGCTGATGGCCGCCAGCCGGGCATTGGCTGATTGTTCACCGCTGGCCACCGATGGCCATGGCGCATTGCTGCCGGATATCGATGATATTCAAGGCGTCTCCAAGTGCATCGCCATGGAAGTGGGCAAGGCGGCACAATTGCAGGGCGTGGCGGTAGTCACCTCCGAAGAGGCGCTGTCCAAAGCCATCGAACACAACTTCTGGCGCCCGCAGTACCGCAGTTACAAACGCACCTCGTTTTAA
- a CDS encoding sugar ABC transporter substrate-binding protein, which produces MKTIKISLLALGLFSALPLYAAPDATLAAVPAAIANHQGPIRVAVIRNLGSDDNTTQFLAGAIQEGRKLGFKVDTFLSNGDDARFQDFVNQAISQKYDGIILSQGRAPYSTDLVKRIAAAGIAVSAFDTDVSGIIPGVTVSQQDDASLANESFGQLVKDFNGRANIIKLWVAGFPPMERRQAAYQQLLKQHPGIHELESIGAVSSDVQGDTANKVGAVLAKYPKGKIDAIWGTWDAFTQGAYKALQENGRSEIKLYSIDISNQDLQLMREAGSPWKVSVAVDTKLIGAVNLRLIANKIAGETTPASYQFKAAAIPQALLVSQPGPVNVASLGKIIPGWGSSDDFVQPWFATLQSQAGK; this is translated from the coding sequence ATGAAAACGATAAAAATCTCTTTGCTTGCGCTGGGCCTGTTTAGCGCGCTGCCGTTATACGCCGCGCCAGACGCAACGCTGGCAGCGGTACCGGCCGCCATCGCCAATCATCAGGGGCCAATCCGCGTGGCGGTGATCCGCAATCTGGGGTCCGATGACAACACCACTCAGTTCCTGGCCGGCGCCATTCAGGAAGGCCGCAAACTGGGGTTCAAGGTGGATACGTTCCTCAGCAATGGCGACGATGCCCGCTTCCAGGATTTCGTCAATCAGGCCATCAGCCAGAAATACGATGGCATTATTCTTTCGCAGGGGCGTGCCCCCTACTCCACCGATCTGGTGAAGCGTATTGCCGCCGCGGGTATTGCCGTGTCCGCCTTTGATACCGACGTCAGCGGCATTATTCCCGGCGTGACCGTTTCCCAGCAGGATGACGCCTCGCTGGCCAATGAATCCTTCGGCCAGTTGGTGAAAGACTTCAACGGACGTGCCAACATCATCAAACTGTGGGTGGCCGGTTTTCCGCCGATGGAACGACGTCAGGCCGCCTATCAACAATTGCTCAAGCAACACCCCGGCATCCATGAGCTGGAATCGATCGGCGCGGTGTCTTCCGACGTGCAGGGCGATACCGCCAACAAAGTCGGCGCGGTACTGGCCAAATACCCGAAAGGCAAGATTGACGCCATTTGGGGAACCTGGGATGCCTTTACGCAAGGTGCCTATAAGGCATTGCAGGAAAATGGTCGCAGCGAAATCAAGCTGTACAGCATTGATATCTCCAATCAGGACCTGCAGCTGATGCGTGAAGCCGGCAGCCCATGGAAAGTCAGCGTCGCGGTAGACACCAAACTGATCGGCGCGGTAAACCTGCGGCTTATCGCCAACAAAATTGCCGGTGAAACTACGCCGGCAAGCTACCAATTCAAGGCCGCCGCCATTCCGCAGGCGCTACTGGTCAGCCAACCGGGGCCGGTAAACGTGGCCAGCCTGGGCAAAATCATTCCCGGCTGGGGCAGCAGTGACGATTTCGTCCAGCCATGGTTTGCCACGCTACAGTCACAGGCAGGCAAATAA
- a CDS encoding CidB/LrgB family autolysis modulator: MMDNIWWSLPLTLVVFYAARALSQRLKMPLLNPLLVSMAIIIPFLLFTGIPYQRYFQGSKILNDFLQPAVVALAFPLYEQIHQIRARWKSIITVCFIGSLTAMISGGAIALWMGATPEIVASILPKSVTTPIAMATAESIGGIPAISAVCVIFVGIFGAIFAHPLFNLMRINTKSARGLAMGSASHALGTARSVELDYQEGAFSSLALVVCGIITSLLAPLLFPLLLHLFA; encoded by the coding sequence ATGATGGATAACATCTGGTGGTCGTTACCGTTAACGCTGGTGGTGTTTTACGCGGCACGGGCGTTGTCGCAGCGACTGAAAATGCCACTGCTCAACCCGCTGCTGGTGTCGATGGCCATCATCATTCCTTTTCTGCTGTTCACCGGTATTCCTTACCAACGCTACTTCCAGGGCAGCAAGATACTGAACGACTTTTTACAACCTGCGGTGGTGGCGCTGGCCTTTCCGCTGTATGAACAGATACACCAGATCCGCGCACGCTGGAAGTCGATCATTACCGTGTGCTTTATTGGCAGTCTGACCGCGATGATCAGCGGCGGCGCCATCGCGCTGTGGATGGGCGCTACGCCAGAAATCGTCGCGTCAATCCTGCCAAAATCGGTCACCACGCCGATCGCCATGGCAACGGCGGAATCGATCGGCGGCATTCCGGCCATCAGCGCCGTCTGCGTGATTTTTGTCGGGATTTTCGGCGCTATTTTCGCCCACCCCCTCTTCAACCTGATGAGGATAAACACCAAATCTGCACGTGGTCTGGCGATGGGCAGCGCATCACACGCCCTGGGGACCGCGCGTAGCGTAGAACTGGACTATCAGGAGGGCGCATTCAGCTCACTGGCTCTGGTTGTCTGCGGGATTATTACCTCGTTATTGGCGCCGTTATTGTTCCCGCTGCTGTTGCATCTGTTTGCCTAA
- a CDS encoding MFS transporter yields MKGFPAQINTLLASSLLLTIGRGVTLPFITIYLTEHFHLLPKSVGIILGLSLTIGILSSLYGGYLVDKFNKTTLIALSMLLFALSFFIIPWIAQPGSIVIVLAVLHTTYAVLGITIKACFAEWLPVAQRIKAFSINYTLVNVGWAIGSSLGVLVAGFSPLLPFYLSGGLALLTVVMVNLRLRQQQAQPQVTRQSDAPTVMPSFRQTAKILRQDRRLIYFTLGSTLGAVVFGQFTGYLSQYLITVSSADFAYRVIGLVMIVNACIVIALQYLLSRGMRQDNILRWLALGTLFFIIGLLGFLFAGQSLWLWATAMAVFTLGEIIVIPVEYMFIDFIAPGHLKGSYYGVQNLSNLGGAINPVLCGLLLSYAAPALMFVMLIAAALFSLLFFFLGHRLAQRQRLAQRQRLAQEA; encoded by the coding sequence ATGAAGGGATTCCCGGCGCAAATCAATACCTTGTTGGCCAGTTCGTTACTGCTGACCATTGGCCGCGGCGTTACGCTGCCATTCATTACCATTTATCTCACCGAACATTTCCATCTGTTGCCTAAAAGCGTCGGCATCATCCTTGGTCTCAGCCTGACGATCGGCATTCTCAGCAGCCTGTATGGCGGCTATCTGGTGGACAAGTTCAACAAAACCACCCTGATTGCGCTTTCCATGCTGTTGTTCGCGCTGAGCTTTTTCATTATTCCCTGGATTGCGCAACCGGGCAGCATAGTCATCGTGCTGGCGGTGCTGCATACCACATATGCCGTGCTTGGCATTACCATTAAAGCCTGTTTCGCCGAATGGCTGCCGGTAGCGCAGCGCATCAAGGCGTTTTCGATCAATTACACCCTGGTGAACGTCGGCTGGGCGATCGGCTCATCGCTCGGCGTACTGGTGGCCGGCTTTAGCCCCTTGCTGCCGTTCTACCTTTCCGGCGGCCTGGCACTGCTGACGGTAGTGATGGTGAACCTGAGACTGCGCCAGCAACAGGCGCAGCCGCAGGTTACCCGCCAATCGGACGCGCCCACGGTAATGCCCAGCTTCCGCCAGACGGCAAAAATCCTGCGTCAGGATCGCCGGCTGATCTACTTTACCCTGGGCAGCACGCTGGGCGCGGTAGTGTTCGGCCAGTTCACCGGTTATCTGTCGCAGTACCTGATCACCGTCTCCAGTGCCGACTTCGCCTACCGGGTGATTGGGCTGGTGATGATCGTCAACGCCTGTATCGTGATTGCGTTACAGTATCTGCTGAGCCGCGGCATGCGGCAGGACAACATTCTGCGCTGGCTGGCGCTGGGCACGCTGTTTTTCATTATCGGCCTGCTGGGCTTTCTGTTTGCCGGCCAGTCGCTGTGGCTGTGGGCGACGGCCATGGCGGTTTTCACCCTCGGCGAAATCATTGTCATCCCGGTGGAATACATGTTCATCGATTTCATTGCTCCCGGGCATTTAAAAGGCAGTTACTATGGCGTGCAAAACCTCAGCAATCTGGGTGGGGCCATCAATCCGGTACTGTGCGGCCTGTTGCTGAGCTATGCCGCACCGGCGCTGATGTTCGTCATGCTGATTGCTGCCGCACTGTTCAGCCTGCTGTTTTTCTTTCTCGGACATCGGCTGGCGCAACGACAGCGGCTGGCGCAACGACAGCGGCTGGCACAGGAGGCGTAA
- the sanA gene encoding outer membrane permeability protein SanA, producing the protein MWKRLIISLFVITAVLMLSAIALDRWISWKTAPYIYDELQQLPNRQVGVVLGTAKYYRTGVINQYYRYRIQGAINAYNSGKVKYLLLSGDNALQSYNEPMTMRRDLIAAGIAPSDIVLDYAGFRTLDSIVRTRKVFDANDFTIITQRFHCERALFIALHMGIQAQCFAVPSPKDMLTVRVREIFARLGALNDLYILKREPRFLGPLIPISSMHKVPEDAQGYPAVSPEQLVELEHKLAAEKQKARGKS; encoded by the coding sequence ATGTGGAAACGCCTGATTATCAGCCTTTTCGTCATCACCGCGGTGTTGATGCTATCGGCTATCGCGCTCGATCGCTGGATCAGTTGGAAAACCGCGCCCTATATTTATGACGAGCTGCAACAGTTGCCAAACCGTCAGGTTGGCGTGGTACTCGGCACCGCCAAATATTACCGCACCGGTGTGATCAATCAGTATTACCGCTACCGCATTCAGGGAGCGATAAATGCCTACAACAGCGGCAAGGTAAAATACCTGCTGCTGAGCGGCGATAACGCACTGCAGAGCTATAATGAACCGATGACCATGCGGCGCGATCTGATCGCCGCCGGCATCGCGCCGAGCGATATCGTGCTTGATTACGCCGGATTCCGTACCCTGGATTCAATTGTACGCACCCGCAAAGTGTTCGACGCCAATGATTTCACCATCATTACCCAGCGTTTTCACTGCGAGCGCGCGCTGTTCATTGCCCTGCATATGGGCATCCAGGCGCAATGTTTCGCCGTGCCGTCGCCAAAAGACATGCTGACGGTGCGGGTGCGCGAGATTTTCGCCCGTCTGGGGGCGCTGAACGACCTGTATATCCTGAAACGCGAACCACGCTTCCTCGGCCCGCTGATACCGATTTCCTCGATGCACAAGGTGCCGGAGGATGCGCAGGGCTATCCGGCGGTGTCGCCGGAACAGCTGGTAGAGCTGGAACATAAACTGGCCGCAGAGAAACAGAAAGCGCGCGGCAAATCATAA
- a CDS encoding CidA/LrgA family protein has translation MTNLFALCWKYLRAFALIYLCLFAGNAISALLPITIPGSIIGMLLLFALLSSQLLPAKWVRPGCNVFIRYMVLLFVPIGVGVMQYYRQIVDHLAPLLVSCLVSTVLVLVVVGYSSHYFHRDRSLPAGKRDAKEDK, from the coding sequence ATGACCAACCTATTCGCACTGTGTTGGAAATACCTGCGGGCCTTCGCTTTAATTTATCTCTGCCTGTTTGCCGGCAATGCGATTTCCGCCCTTTTACCTATCACCATCCCCGGCAGCATCATCGGCATGTTGCTGCTGTTTGCCCTGCTGTCATCGCAACTGCTGCCAGCCAAATGGGTGCGTCCGGGCTGCAACGTCTTCATCCGTTACATGGTATTGCTGTTTGTGCCGATTGGCGTCGGTGTCATGCAATATTATCGGCAGATTGTCGATCATCTGGCGCCGCTGCTGGTGTCCTGCCTGGTCAGTACCGTGCTGGTACTGGTGGTGGTGGGTTATTCCTCCCACTATTTTCACCGCGACCGTAGCCTGCCCGCTGGCAAGCGCGATGCCAAGGAGGACAAATGA
- the udk gene encoding uridine kinase: MTDKPHQCVIIGIAGASASGKSLIASTLYRELRDQVGDEHIGVIPEDSYYKDQTHLTMEERVKTNYDHPSAMDHSLLIQHLQALKAGKAIELPLYSYTEHTRKTETVHLEPKKVIILEGILLLTDIRLRQEMNFSIFVDTPLDICLMRRMKRDVNERGRSMDSVMAQYQKTVRPMFLQFIEPSKQYADIIVPRGGKNRIAIDILKAKISQFFE; this comes from the coding sequence ATGACTGACAAGCCGCATCAGTGCGTCATTATTGGTATAGCTGGCGCATCTGCCTCTGGGAAAAGCCTTATTGCCAGCACCTTGTATCGCGAACTGCGCGATCAGGTTGGCGATGAACACATTGGCGTGATCCCTGAAGACAGTTATTACAAAGACCAGACTCACCTGACCATGGAAGAACGGGTCAAGACCAACTACGATCATCCTAGCGCCATGGATCACAGCCTGCTGATTCAGCACCTGCAGGCGCTGAAGGCCGGCAAGGCCATTGAGCTGCCGTTGTACAGTTACACCGAGCACACGCGCAAAACCGAAACGGTGCACCTGGAGCCGAAAAAGGTCATTATTCTGGAAGGGATACTCTTGTTGACCGATATTCGCCTGCGCCAGGAAATGAACTTCTCGATCTTCGTTGATACGCCGCTGGATATTTGCCTGATGCGTCGCATGAAGCGTGACGTGAACGAACGTGGGCGCTCGATGGACTCGGTGATGGCGCAATACCAGAAAACCGTCCGCCCGATGTTCTTGCAGTTTATTGAACCTTCCAAGCAATACGCTGACATCATTGTGCCGCGCGGCGGCAAGAACCGCATCGCGATTGACATTCTGAAAGCCAAAATCAGCCAGTTCTTTGAATGA